CTGGGCAGGGCACTGGCTTCGACGAGTGTCGAAGAAGGCATCCACCTGCTCGTGCTCGGGCGGGTAAGAGAGGACGTGATCCCGCAGGTGGCGGAACTTGCGCTCCAGGCCGAGGGCGCGGAGTGGGCCATCGCGGCGGGGACCGTCGGTGGCGATCTGGTCTTCTCGGTGCGCAACGTCGGCTACGTGCGGGCCGCGGGCGAAGTGGTGCGAGCCGTCGTCGAAGGCCTCGGTGTGGGCGGCGGCCACCGCTCGATGGCCAAGGGCATCATCCCCCTCAAGGCCTTCCGCAAGGTCTACAAGCGCGCCGATCGCAGCACGATCCGCCGGGCCCTGCTGAAGGCCTTCACCAAGGCCATCCACGAGGACGACTGATGGGAAGCGGCCCGTTGCCCGAGGCCGAACTGCGAAATGCACTCGACAGCCTCGAGGGCTGGCGCGTCCAGGCCGGCAAGCTCCACAAGGAATTCCAGTTCGCAGATTTCAACCAAGCGTTCGGCTTCATGACACGCGTCGCGCTCGTCGCCGAGCAACAGAGCCACCACCCGGAGTGGTTCAATGTCTGGAACCGCGTCGTCGTCGATCTCACGACCCACGATGCCGATGGCATCACGGCGAGCGACATCGAATTGGCGAAAGAGATGAACCGCCTGGCCTAACGCCGCCTGGTCAGGCCGCTGACGGACGTCATTCGCTTGACTGTCTTGTCCGGCGGCGGTGTCCCCACGTTGTCCCAGGATTCCCGGCGCCAGCTGCCGGATTCCGCCAGATTCGCGAACGCGGCCCCTACTGAATCGATCACCCGGATCGGCCGAGCCTCATCGTCCGGCCAGGCCGGATAGTCCTCTCTGTCCTCGCTCCAACGGCCCGCGTAGAGGCCGACATTCGTCATCTCCTCCTTGCCGTCGAATGTCGCCATGTAGAGTGGCTGCAGCGTCTGCAGATCGACATACACCACCTGGCGGGAGTTCAGATCGCCTGTCGGATCCTTGGCTCGCATCTCGAGCACCAACGCGCGACGCAGATCCCAGCGATCACTGGCGAAGGAAAGCCCCCAGGGCCCGAAATCCCGATCCTCGTTCTCGGGATACCCGGGAACCGTCGTGTTGATCGGCGCCAGCACATCATGCAGGCCAAGCACGACGGTTTCATAGAGCAGCGGCCGAAAGACCAATCCCTCGTAGCCACTGCGCTTGTTCTGGACCGTCCCGCCGACCCCGGTGACACCGCCGGCTGCACCGATGCCAGCCCCTCCACCACCTACACCTACGGCGAGCTGCTGGTTCTGCACGACTCCCACCGAGAAGGAAGGCATGTAGAGCCCTTCCACCTGATTGGCATTCAGCCGGCGCACCCGACGCCACTGGGGAAGATAGGCATGAAGATCATCCGAGCGTTTGATCTCGAGCTCATGCTTCAGGTCTCGGTACTGACGCCAGGAGTGTTCCCGCGCATCGAACGGCTTGTAGAAGATGCCCCCGGCGACGAAGTGCTTGGAGCGTGCACCTGGTGCGACGTAACCATCTTCCACCCGGTCCGCGCGATGCGCCATCTGGAACTTGAACATCTCGC
This region of bacterium genomic DNA includes:
- a CDS encoding 4a-hydroxytetrahydrobiopterin dehydratase; this translates as MGSGPLPEAELRNALDSLEGWRVQAGKLHKEFQFADFNQAFGFMTRVALVAEQQSHHPEWFNVWNRVVVDLTTHDADGITASDIELAKEMNRLA
- a CDS encoding DUF1329 domain-containing protein; this encodes MTESQRRVLVILLLLAAWPASAALADESTPSAKPSAWALPAPGACQPAGGLVAGPGGSPEDAPAALPFKTGDVFELERLDVLQDFLPEFVWPHRERFFFDGMRLEIGPCFKDYSPPAFYDEATEAFRGQAKLSADGGLDDYTAGQPFAAGDLASEDPQAGDKWLWNVEFRYQAAGFHGKFRMTDLVGRIGRAEPFEGEMFKFQMAHRADRVEDGYVAPGARSKHFVAGGIFYKPFDAREHSWRQYRDLKHELEIKRSDDLHAYLPQWRRVRRLNANQVEGLYMPSFSVGVVQNQQLAVGVGGGGAGIGAAGGVTGVGGTVQNKRSGYEGLVFRPLLYETVVLGLHDVLAPINTTVPGYPENEDRDFGPWGLSFASDRWDLRRALVLEMRAKDPTGDLNSRQVVYVDLQTLQPLYMATFDGKEEMTNVGLYAGRWSEDREDYPAWPDDEARPIRVIDSVGAAFANLAESGSWRRESWDNVGTPPPDKTVKRMTSVSGLTRRR